A portion of the Actinomycetes bacterium genome contains these proteins:
- a CDS encoding DHA2 family efflux MFS transporter permease subunit encodes MATEKSADSTKNEEPTSTKIAHPWWALVALLIGVSMIVIDGSLVNVLLPDMVDDLSLNATETQWVNSIYALVFAALLITIGLLADRFGRRLLFLSGVVIFALGSLASGVAQDPSFLIAARAVQAIGGAMMLPSSIAVINVLFTGRNRAVAFGLWGAIFAGAAAIGPLLGGFLAEYFSWRWAFLINIPIGLISAIMVLRFVPENKGPKVAGLDPVGVILSASGLGLIVYALIEGQQFGWWTAIAEFDLGPITIPVGGLSVVPIALVTGCVLLLLLVTWEKRRSELGKASLLDLSLFRIRRYGFGNIVALVVSLGEFGVLFVLPLWIQSVHGLNPLETGAILAFLAVGAIVSGGLARKASALLGPTRVVRLGMVLEVVGIVWVGLTLGVDRNPWLLAIPLVVYGLGVGFASAQLTNVVLADVPPIKSGQASAVTSTFRQVGTALGSAVIGAVLFTGLGTILDKTLAEEAGITDEQRQKIVDEVQGSAGQAIRGLEEIPGLTVVVKDAKESYTEAARNAAWVAGGLVFFGLLVSFALPRDRKEDYEGKQEATSDA; translated from the coding sequence ATGGCCACTGAGAAGTCTGCTGACTCCACCAAAAACGAGGAGCCCACAAGCACCAAGATTGCTCACCCGTGGTGGGCTCTTGTCGCGTTGTTAATCGGCGTGAGCATGATCGTCATTGACGGCAGCCTCGTTAATGTCCTGCTACCCGACATGGTCGATGACCTCAGCTTGAATGCGACGGAGACACAATGGGTCAACAGCATCTATGCCTTAGTCTTTGCGGCTTTGTTAATCACCATCGGTCTCCTCGCTGACAGATTCGGTCGCCGGCTGTTGTTCCTTTCTGGTGTGGTGATTTTTGCTCTCGGGTCCCTGGCAAGCGGTGTCGCTCAAGACCCGTCATTCCTCATTGCCGCTCGCGCGGTACAAGCTATCGGTGGGGCCATGATGCTGCCCTCCTCCATCGCAGTCATCAACGTTCTCTTCACTGGCCGAAATCGGGCCGTGGCCTTCGGCTTGTGGGGTGCGATTTTCGCTGGCGCTGCTGCCATCGGTCCCCTGCTTGGCGGTTTTCTGGCGGAATACTTCAGTTGGCGCTGGGCCTTCCTGATCAACATCCCCATCGGCCTTATCTCCGCAATCATGGTGTTGCGCTTTGTGCCGGAAAATAAGGGCCCGAAGGTAGCAGGCCTCGATCCGGTGGGAGTGATTCTTTCCGCTAGTGGCCTTGGTCTCATCGTGTATGCACTCATCGAAGGTCAGCAGTTTGGCTGGTGGACGGCAATCGCGGAGTTCGATCTGGGACCCATCACGATCCCGGTAGGTGGCCTCTCGGTCGTACCCATTGCTCTCGTGACCGGTTGCGTTCTGTTGCTACTTCTCGTCACATGGGAAAAGCGGCGAAGCGAACTCGGTAAAGCCAGTCTGTTGGACCTATCTTTGTTCCGCATCAGGCGTTACGGATTCGGCAATATTGTTGCTCTCGTCGTGAGCCTGGGTGAGTTTGGCGTGCTCTTCGTATTGCCACTGTGGATTCAGTCGGTGCATGGCTTGAATCCGCTCGAGACGGGAGCAATTCTGGCTTTCCTCGCAGTAGGCGCAATCGTCTCCGGCGGCCTCGCCCGAAAAGCATCAGCACTACTGGGCCCAACTCGCGTCGTGCGGCTGGGCATGGTGCTGGAAGTCGTCGGAATCGTTTGGGTTGGCCTGACTTTGGGAGTCGACCGCAACCCATGGTTGCTCGCTATCCCCCTTGTGGTTTACGGACTTGGCGTTGGCTTTGCTTCTGCACAACTCACGAATGTGGTTCTTGCCGACGTGCCACCGATAAAGTCTGGGCAGGCGTCAGCCGTGACTTCTACGTTCCGCCAGGTGGGGACAGCACTCGGTTCCGCCGTTATTGGCGCGGTTCTCTTTACCGGGTTAGGCACAATTCTGGACAAGACGTTGGCTGAAGAAGCCGGGATCACTGACGAACAGCGACAAAAGATAGTCGATGAGGTGCAGGGGTCTGCCGGACAGGCTATTCGTGGTCTAGAAGAGATTCCCGGGCTCACAGTAGTGGTTAAGGACGCCAAGGAGTCCTACACCGAGGCCGCACGAAATGCCGCGTGGGTCGCCGGCGGACTCGTCTTCTTCGGACTTCTTGTTTCCTTCGCTCTGCCGAGAGATCGCAAAGAGGACTACGAAGGTAAACAGGAAGCCACCTCGGACGCATAG
- a CDS encoding VOC family protein, with protein MFKVKSYTATLAVSDIDRAKEFYTTQLGCDIINEDDNGVALSVPGSGEMLAIYPSSFAGTNQATVLSFRVEDVAEAVRALTATGITMEEYDFPGLKTENGVATLPDGQHVGWFKDPDGNILAISDNNWSE; from the coding sequence ATGTTCAAAGTAAAGAGTTACACGGCAACGTTGGCGGTATCGGATATCGACCGGGCTAAGGAGTTCTACACGACTCAACTCGGCTGCGACATCATCAACGAAGACGACAACGGCGTGGCCTTGAGCGTTCCCGGAAGTGGTGAGATGTTAGCCATCTATCCGTCGTCCTTCGCTGGAACGAATCAGGCAACAGTGCTGTCTTTCCGAGTCGAAGATGTGGCCGAGGCGGTGCGGGCGCTGACCGCAACCGGGATCACGATGGAGGAGTACGACTTCCCCGGGCTGAAAACCGAAAACGGTGTTGCAACCTTGCCTGATGGCCAACACGTCGGTTGGTTCAAGGACCCCGACGGAAATATCCTCGCCATCAGCGATAACAACTGGTCTGAGTAG
- a CDS encoding DUF1211 domain-containing protein, producing the protein MSVAEPRGDITRLTYLTDAAVAISLTLLFLPTVETIRRYPLDDWSTILTERNADLTWVITTFIVLVVCWRYHHVLFEYLRDYDRIIIWLNFLWLFCIVSLPVLTLANLPSAEERPPLQGAFDFTLRVFMVRGDDGYNLQNFVIYWLVLALSFAALFAIAKRAAHKPGRLCKTGDDYRLAGRVYLRPALVCLETGILGGLFYEYTHWFLWIGILIAAIVSLRDERKNSTTEMAA; encoded by the coding sequence ATGAGCGTTGCCGAACCCAGAGGTGACATAACCCGGCTCACCTACCTCACCGATGCTGCCGTGGCGATATCGCTCACGCTGCTCTTCTTACCCACCGTGGAAACTATCCGCCGGTACCCGCTGGACGACTGGAGCACGATCCTCACTGAGCGAAATGCCGACCTCACCTGGGTGATCACCACGTTCATCGTTCTAGTAGTTTGTTGGCGCTATCACCACGTATTGTTTGAGTACTTGCGTGATTACGACCGAATCATCATCTGGCTGAACTTTCTCTGGCTGTTCTGCATTGTTTCGCTTCCCGTTCTCACCCTCGCGAATCTTCCGTCCGCAGAAGAACGGCCACCGTTGCAGGGGGCCTTCGATTTCACGCTGCGGGTTTTCATGGTCCGGGGCGACGATGGCTATAACCTGCAGAATTTCGTCATTTACTGGCTTGTCCTGGCCCTGTCCTTTGCCGCCCTCTTTGCCATAGCAAAACGAGCTGCTCACAAACCAGGAAGGCTCTGCAAGACTGGCGACGACTACCGGCTGGCAGGCAGGGTGTACCTCCGCCCGGCCTTGGTCTGTTTGGAAACCGGCATCCTAGGTGGTTTGTTCTACGAATACACCCACTGGTTCCTCTGGATCGGCATACTGATCGCCGCGATTGTTTCGCTCAGAGACGAGCGCAAGAATTCCACCACCGAAATGGCTGCGTAA
- a CDS encoding disulfide bond formation protein B, whose amino-acid sequence MVNDEVASAGSNENSQSGERSLSALFSDNKKFELLSDSQANSLFRFFNYFGLIVPMLVVLTAMGYQVIEDDLPCSHCNMQRLGYFMLALGPALNLRFGFRPSHYGISLAGAFFLGAVALDMMVRIANQNLPGWGPKALGLHMYGWSLVIAIIGGIALVIMLLWDRQFELSRMKEHRPSKKASGLLIAAFVIAFIVIGLDVVSVVLECGPGICPDTPPTNYPFSPF is encoded by the coding sequence ATGGTGAACGACGAAGTGGCCTCGGCCGGGAGTAACGAAAATAGTCAGTCCGGCGAACGCAGCCTGTCAGCTCTTTTCAGCGACAACAAGAAGTTTGAACTGCTTTCCGATAGTCAGGCCAACAGCCTCTTCAGGTTTTTCAACTACTTTGGCTTGATCGTTCCCATGCTCGTGGTGCTAACCGCCATGGGATATCAAGTCATCGAAGACGACCTACCTTGTTCGCACTGCAACATGCAAAGACTGGGCTACTTCATGCTTGCTCTGGGCCCAGCACTGAACCTGAGGTTTGGCTTTCGGCCAAGTCACTATGGCATCAGCCTGGCGGGTGCATTCTTCTTGGGTGCTGTCGCTCTGGACATGATGGTTCGCATCGCGAATCAAAACCTTCCGGGGTGGGGTCCCAAGGCGCTAGGGCTGCACATGTATGGCTGGTCACTGGTTATCGCGATCATCGGTGGGATTGCTCTGGTCATCATGCTGCTGTGGGATCGGCAGTTTGAGCTCAGCCGTATGAAGGAACACCGACCAAGTAAGAAAGCATCTGGGCTGTTGATCGCGGCTTTCGTCATCGCCTTCATCGTTATCGGTTTGGATGTAGTGTCAGTCGTTCTTGAGTGTGGCCCTGGGATTTGTCCAGACACACCACCCACCAACTACCCCTTCTCGCCCTTCTAG
- the ftsX gene encoding permease-like cell division protein FtsX, with protein MRIRFVLGEVWNGLRRNLTMTIALIITIAVSLALFGAGLLVRQQVAQMKGFWFDKVEVSIFLCTKNSQEPSCTGAATTEQKEQISAQLETLQTDLVEEVYFETSQEAYERFQEQFAGSPIAESATPEDLGESYRVKLYDPDEYAVITNAFTGIPGVERVDDQKQVLDKLFRLLDGLQAIALGIAVTMLVVTVLLVGNTMRLAAHSRRRETGIMRLVGASKFYIQLPFVLESVIAALLGASLAIGALVGVKMVLVDRFLEPSFQFTPFVGWDVVWQVSGVIIALGILLSALAALLSLRRYLKV; from the coding sequence ATGAGAATCCGATTCGTTCTCGGTGAAGTCTGGAACGGGCTGCGCCGCAACCTGACGATGACGATTGCGCTGATCATCACCATCGCGGTTTCGCTGGCTTTGTTTGGTGCTGGACTCCTCGTGCGGCAGCAGGTTGCGCAGATGAAGGGATTCTGGTTCGACAAGGTTGAGGTCTCCATCTTCCTTTGCACCAAGAACTCGCAAGAGCCCTCGTGTACCGGTGCGGCCACCACTGAGCAAAAGGAGCAGATTTCCGCTCAGTTGGAGACGCTGCAGACCGATTTGGTGGAGGAGGTTTATTTCGAGACCTCCCAGGAGGCCTACGAGCGGTTCCAGGAGCAGTTTGCTGGCTCGCCGATCGCGGAATCGGCGACACCGGAGGACCTGGGTGAGTCATATCGCGTGAAGTTGTATGACCCAGATGAATACGCGGTGATAACCAACGCCTTCACCGGTATTCCTGGGGTTGAGCGGGTCGATGACCAAAAGCAAGTGCTCGACAAGCTCTTCCGACTGCTCGACGGTCTGCAGGCCATTGCGCTCGGCATAGCGGTCACGATGTTGGTTGTGACGGTGTTGCTGGTGGGCAATACCATGCGCCTAGCCGCACATAGTCGCCGCAGAGAGACCGGAATTATGCGTTTGGTCGGGGCATCGAAGTTCTATATCCAGTTGCCGTTCGTGCTGGAAAGCGTAATTGCGGCCCTTCTCGGCGCGTCGCTCGCCATTGGGGCCCTTGTGGGGGTCAAGATGGTGCTGGTCGATAGGTTCTTGGAACCTTCGTTCCAGTTCACGCCATTTGTGGGCTGGGACGTGGTCTGGCAGGTGTCAGGCGTGATTATCGCGCTCGGCATTCTGCTGTCCGCCTTGGCAGCGCTGCTGTCGTTGCGGCGGTACCTGAAGGTCTGA
- a CDS encoding peptidoglycan DD-metalloendopeptidase family protein has product MSGRARLAGRTAPAALLVATALGMGLIAGAPASGNDLDQKRAQKSRVDQRVDDAHEEVLAYNKKVARATRQVMDARGQLPAARANLAKAREEQATAEAADAAAKKELDEAVAAVLRMEQRIVELEARIAQLELEVGDFARRAYQMGPFAEIEIVLEAKDPSEFTERLAAIRSVSAANNAQLSRMGNKQIELDQARVALAKLRRKAKQAKAEAEQLVQKAEEAARGAVAAKQVVQRLVRQEEQALAAAQKHRNQVKQRYDQLATEQARLQQQIARAVAKLERQTGIATGTPNGTWTFPLPGYSIGSDAGWRLHPILNYTRCHAGADVSAPTGTSIRAADSGVVAIAGWNGGYGNFVTVAHGGGLTSSYAHLSQIGVKVGQRVERGQHLGAVGSTGLSTGPHLHFEARINGQPYSPRGWFGQGGKNPVCV; this is encoded by the coding sequence ATGAGCGGACGTGCGCGCCTTGCCGGGCGTACCGCCCCGGCGGCCCTACTAGTAGCGACAGCGCTAGGTATGGGTCTCATCGCGGGCGCTCCGGCGTCGGGCAACGATTTGGACCAAAAGCGGGCTCAAAAGTCTCGGGTTGATCAACGGGTCGATGACGCGCACGAAGAAGTGCTGGCCTACAACAAGAAGGTTGCTCGAGCAACCCGGCAGGTTATGGACGCGCGGGGACAACTTCCCGCTGCGCGGGCAAATCTGGCCAAGGCCAGAGAAGAACAGGCCACGGCAGAAGCCGCCGACGCAGCCGCCAAGAAAGAATTGGATGAGGCGGTAGCGGCAGTCCTGCGGATGGAGCAGCGGATTGTTGAGTTGGAAGCTCGGATCGCCCAGTTGGAGTTGGAGGTGGGCGACTTCGCCCGGCGTGCCTATCAAATGGGTCCGTTCGCCGAGATCGAGATCGTACTCGAAGCCAAGGACCCGTCAGAGTTCACCGAGCGGTTGGCCGCCATCCGATCTGTTTCGGCCGCGAATAATGCCCAACTATCCCGGATGGGGAACAAGCAGATTGAGTTGGACCAAGCCAGGGTCGCGCTTGCCAAGTTGCGACGAAAGGCCAAACAGGCCAAGGCCGAGGCGGAACAGCTGGTGCAAAAAGCCGAAGAAGCTGCCCGTGGCGCGGTAGCCGCTAAGCAGGTGGTGCAACGTCTGGTTCGGCAGGAGGAGCAGGCACTCGCGGCCGCCCAAAAGCATCGCAACCAGGTCAAACAGCGGTACGACCAACTGGCCACGGAACAGGCCCGATTGCAGCAGCAGATTGCGCGGGCGGTGGCGAAGTTGGAGCGTCAGACGGGCATTGCCACCGGCACGCCGAATGGCACCTGGACCTTCCCGCTTCCTGGCTATTCGATTGGGTCGGACGCGGGTTGGCGACTGCACCCGATTTTGAACTACACCCGTTGCCACGCGGGTGCCGACGTCAGTGCCCCCACCGGCACCTCGATTCGAGCCGCCGATAGCGGTGTGGTGGCGATCGCTGGCTGGAACGGTGGCTACGGAAACTTCGTAACGGTGGCCCATGGGGGTGGCCTCACTTCAAGTTATGCGCACTTGTCGCAGATTGGCGTGAAGGTGGGCCAGCGAGTAGAGCGGGGACAGCATCTGGGTGCGGTCGGTTCTACCGGACTGTCCACTGGGCCACATCTGCACTTTGAGGCTCGGATCAATGGTCAGCCGTATTCGCCACGCGGCTGGTTTGGTCAGGGCGGCAAGAACCCGGTCTGCGTCTAG
- the ftsE gene encoding cell division ATP-binding protein FtsE, with product MIRFDNVSKLYTSELRPALEKVNVEIDRGDFVFLVGPSGSGKTTFLRLCLKEDKPTSGTVWVAGKNVGKLSSRKVPKLRRQIGTVFQDFRLLPNKTVAQNVAFALEVIGKPRTHIRKVVPEVLEMVGLEGKEKRLPHELSGGEQQRVAIARAFVNRPEILIADEPTGNLDPNTSIGIMKLLDRINRTGTTIVMATHDSHIVDQVRKRVVELADGSVVRDEARGVYGVSL from the coding sequence ATGATCCGATTTGACAACGTGAGCAAGCTCTACACCAGTGAGCTTCGGCCAGCGCTCGAAAAAGTGAATGTTGAGATTGACCGTGGTGATTTTGTTTTCCTAGTGGGTCCGTCAGGATCGGGCAAAACTACCTTTCTGCGGCTGTGTCTGAAGGAGGACAAGCCGACCTCGGGCACCGTCTGGGTGGCCGGGAAGAACGTGGGGAAACTTTCGTCGCGAAAGGTGCCGAAACTGCGACGCCAGATCGGAACGGTGTTCCAGGATTTCCGGCTCTTGCCCAACAAGACCGTCGCCCAAAACGTTGCCTTTGCCCTTGAAGTCATCGGTAAGCCTCGCACTCACATCCGCAAAGTTGTCCCGGAAGTGCTGGAGATGGTCGGGCTGGAAGGGAAAGAGAAGCGGTTGCCCCACGAATTGTCCGGCGGTGAGCAGCAGCGCGTCGCCATCGCACGGGCCTTCGTCAATCGCCCAGAAATCCTGATCGCAGACGAGCCCACCGGCAACCTGGATCCCAACACCAGCATCGGCATCATGAAGCTGCTGGATCGGATCAACCGCACTGGAACCACTATCGTCATGGCGACTCACGATTCCCACATCGTGGACCAAGTGCGGAAACGAGTTGTGGAACTCGCCGATGGCTCGGTTGTGCGTGATGAAGCCCGTGGTGTCTATGGGGTGTCGTTGTGA
- the prfB gene encoding peptide chain release factor 2 — protein sequence MADPDYSARISALSATLTSIIDVLDLDAARREIAELEQQASDPNLWDDQERAQQVTSRLSFLQNEVRRVEELRSQLDDVVVLFELAEAENDEGTASEARAELDSIAEEISEMEVRTLLSGDYDQRGALVHVHSGAGGVDAADWAQMLLRMYTRYCERHGWKHEVLDVSYAEEAGIKSATFQVDAPYAYGTLSVEQGTHRLVRISPFDNQGRRQTSFARVEVLPVTEQTDHIDIPESDIRIDVFRSSGPGGQSVNTTDSAVRITHVPSGIVVSCQNEKSQIQNRAAALRVLQSRLLELRRQQEKAELDALKGDASGSWGDQMRSYVLHPYQMVKDLRTGTETGNTSQILDGELDDFVESGIRWRRTEAAEA from the coding sequence GTGGCCGACCCCGATTACAGCGCTCGTATCAGCGCGCTCTCTGCAACCCTCACTTCGATCATTGATGTGCTTGACCTGGATGCGGCACGGCGGGAGATCGCCGAGCTAGAGCAGCAGGCCTCCGACCCGAATCTGTGGGACGACCAAGAGCGAGCCCAGCAGGTGACCTCTCGGCTGTCCTTTTTACAGAATGAAGTGCGCCGCGTCGAGGAACTACGAAGCCAGCTAGATGATGTAGTGGTGCTCTTTGAACTGGCAGAGGCAGAGAATGACGAAGGGACGGCTAGCGAAGCACGTGCGGAACTGGATTCCATTGCCGAGGAGATCTCGGAGATGGAGGTGCGCACGCTGCTGTCGGGCGACTATGACCAGCGTGGTGCCTTAGTGCACGTTCATTCCGGAGCCGGGGGTGTGGACGCCGCTGACTGGGCACAGATGCTGTTGCGGATGTACACCCGGTACTGTGAGCGGCACGGTTGGAAGCATGAGGTGCTGGATGTGTCCTATGCGGAAGAGGCGGGGATCAAATCCGCGACCTTCCAGGTGGACGCGCCGTACGCCTACGGCACGCTGAGCGTGGAGCAGGGCACTCATCGGCTGGTGCGAATTTCGCCGTTCGACAACCAGGGCCGCCGACAGACGTCATTTGCTCGCGTCGAAGTGTTGCCGGTGACCGAGCAGACTGACCATATTGATATCCCGGAGAGCGACATCCGCATCGACGTTTTCCGTTCCTCCGGCCCAGGTGGGCAGAGCGTCAATACGACCGATTCGGCAGTGCGGATCACCCATGTGCCTTCTGGGATCGTGGTCTCCTGCCAAAACGAGAAGTCCCAGATTCAAAACCGAGCTGCTGCGCTACGGGTGTTGCAGTCTCGATTGCTCGAACTGCGGCGGCAGCAAGAAAAGGCGGAACTGGACGCACTCAAGGGAGACGCCAGTGGTTCCTGGGGCGATCAAATGCGTTCGTATGTTCTTCATCCGTATCAAATGGTCAAGGACTTGCGTACTGGAACCGAAACCGGGAATACCTCTCAGATTCTGGATGGCGAGCTTGACGATTTCGTAGAGTCCGGCATTCGTTGGCGCCGTACCGAAGCGGCCGAGGCCTAG
- a CDS encoding sensor domain-containing diguanylate cyclase, producing the protein MTNIRLYAQGTISHEESSRLLELMLAVEMNKLSISDEDLAEEPNPRMQELMAGLIFLDEDLKDRERELKKTQENLETLIDTVSSGVGVCDHDGQIIWANHTATELYPAVQEGERFNSSAIPNPIAAGAYELSLTTPGPTLTITFSETVWGDQESFIFWIHDSSAVEDLRRGAINDPLTSLPNRVLFFDQLAAALESDKRNNQHLAILFMDLNDFKGLNDNHGHLVGDEVLRVVAQRIQSQIRSGDTVARLGGDEFAMVASNTTPAEAAKLAARIVGAVSQPIRVRGLSLEVTISVGVAHADLKDGLNPDEILALADQAMYVEKSRKRPGTP; encoded by the coding sequence ATGACCAATATTCGTCTTTACGCTCAAGGAACGATCTCGCACGAGGAGTCGTCCCGACTACTTGAGCTAATGCTGGCAGTTGAGATGAACAAACTGTCGATAAGCGATGAAGATCTCGCCGAGGAGCCTAATCCAAGAATGCAGGAGCTCATGGCGGGGCTCATTTTCTTAGATGAGGACCTAAAAGATCGTGAAAGAGAACTGAAGAAGACCCAAGAAAACCTTGAGACTCTCATCGACACCGTGAGTTCCGGAGTTGGCGTATGTGATCATGACGGCCAGATCATCTGGGCCAATCACACTGCTACCGAGTTGTACCCAGCAGTGCAGGAAGGCGAACGGTTCAACTCTTCGGCCATACCCAATCCGATAGCTGCTGGAGCATACGAGTTGTCGCTAACTACGCCCGGACCGACGCTCACCATCACATTTTCGGAAACTGTGTGGGGTGACCAAGAGAGTTTCATCTTCTGGATTCACGATTCCTCAGCGGTGGAAGACTTGCGAAGAGGCGCGATCAACGATCCACTCACCTCGCTTCCCAACCGAGTTCTTTTCTTCGACCAACTTGCGGCGGCGCTCGAGAGCGACAAGAGGAACAATCAGCATTTAGCAATCCTGTTTATGGACCTCAACGACTTCAAGGGACTCAATGACAACCATGGGCATTTGGTGGGCGACGAAGTTCTTCGGGTCGTCGCCCAGCGGATCCAGTCCCAGATCAGAAGCGGTGACACCGTGGCACGCCTCGGTGGTGACGAGTTCGCGATGGTCGCCTCAAATACCACTCCGGCTGAAGCCGCTAAACTCGCTGCGCGAATCGTCGGCGCAGTGTCGCAACCTATCCGGGTTCGTGGTCTTTCTCTTGAAGTGACGATCAGTGTGGGGGTGGCCCACGCTGATTTGAAAGATGGGCTTAACCCTGACGAAATCCTTGCACTCGCCGATCAGGCAATGTACGTGGAGAAATCTCGAAAACGACCAGGGACGCCGTAG
- a CDS encoding putative sulfate exporter family transporter, with protein MSTARTYAPGLLLTTAAVALSIALSWALGPALGPLTVAILLGVAIANVFPLPESMRPGLRFCAKKLLRVGVVLLGLSVTFSEVAQLGWDGLLLLIAVVSLTFLAGMAAARVFRLQRAAGILLATGTAICGASAIAAMSAVLPDKEEDVDDGATVAVASITLYGTLALLIMPLLAVPLGLSDIAYGAWVGASVHEVGQVVAAAAPVGDTAASAAIIVKLTRVLLLAPLVILVSLMVRAEVNEHTTATENQNGWTTLLPPFLLGFVALVLLGSVLALPEWLLDSAAIAKDILLAAAMFGLGTGVVLKKLAKQGLPALAVGGIVTIVMAVLALIAVQIAVS; from the coding sequence GTGTCCACTGCCCGAACCTATGCGCCGGGATTGCTGTTAACAACAGCGGCAGTTGCGCTTTCGATCGCATTGTCATGGGCCTTGGGTCCCGCTCTCGGCCCACTCACGGTGGCCATTCTTTTGGGTGTTGCTATTGCCAACGTTTTTCCGCTACCGGAATCAATGCGACCGGGCTTACGGTTTTGCGCCAAAAAATTGCTGCGGGTTGGTGTGGTCCTGCTGGGTTTGTCGGTGACGTTCTCGGAGGTGGCGCAACTCGGCTGGGACGGTCTGCTGCTGCTGATCGCCGTGGTGTCGTTGACTTTTCTGGCAGGTATGGCTGCGGCTCGAGTGTTTCGACTGCAACGTGCGGCCGGGATTCTGCTCGCTACCGGTACCGCAATCTGCGGTGCCAGTGCGATTGCGGCGATGTCAGCGGTACTACCGGACAAGGAAGAAGATGTGGATGACGGCGCCACCGTGGCGGTTGCCTCCATCACTTTGTACGGCACGCTAGCGCTGCTGATCATGCCACTACTCGCAGTGCCACTGGGTCTGTCCGATATCGCCTACGGCGCCTGGGTCGGCGCCTCAGTTCACGAAGTTGGACAGGTGGTCGCAGCTGCTGCACCCGTCGGAGACACCGCAGCCAGCGCAGCCATCATCGTAAAACTGACCAGAGTGCTGCTGTTGGCACCGCTGGTGATCTTGGTGAGTCTCATGGTGCGCGCAGAAGTGAACGAGCACACCACCGCCACCGAGAACCAGAACGGTTGGACCACCCTACTGCCACCCTTCCTGCTGGGATTTGTGGCACTCGTGCTTCTCGGATCGGTGTTGGCGCTTCCAGAGTGGCTGCTGGATTCTGCTGCGATAGCCAAAGACATCCTGCTGGCCGCGGCGATGTTCGGTTTGGGCACCGGCGTGGTCCTCAAAAAGCTGGCAAAGCAGGGTCTACCGGCCCTCGCGGTCGGCGGCATCGTCACGATCGTCATGGCGGTACTGGCACTTATCGCGGTACAGATCGCAGTCAGTTAG
- the smpB gene encoding SsrA-binding protein SmpB, whose protein sequence is MSKEPGRKLIAANRKARHDYFIDSTYEAGMVLTGTEVKSLRAGRATIVDGYATIRDGEVWLYGVHIPEYEHGSWTNHEPRRARKLLLHRTEINKLIGKTKQSGATLIPLSLYFSDGYAKVELALARGRRAVDKRHVIAEREAKREAERAIGRRAKGME, encoded by the coding sequence ATGTCGAAGGAGCCAGGTCGCAAACTGATTGCGGCTAACCGCAAGGCACGCCACGACTATTTCATTGACAGCACCTACGAGGCCGGCATGGTGCTGACCGGAACCGAGGTCAAGTCGTTGCGGGCGGGACGAGCCACGATTGTCGACGGTTACGCCACGATTCGCGATGGCGAAGTCTGGCTCTACGGGGTACACATCCCGGAATATGAACACGGCTCTTGGACCAATCATGAACCGCGCCGAGCCCGGAAACTGCTGTTGCACCGGACGGAGATTAACAAGTTGATCGGAAAGACCAAGCAGTCTGGGGCCACCTTGATTCCGCTGTCGCTGTATTTTTCTGATGGCTACGCGAAGGTGGAACTGGCCCTGGCACGCGGTCGTCGAGCTGTAGACAAGCGGCACGTGATTGCTGAGCGGGAGGCGAAGCGCGAGGCTGAGCGAGCGATAGGCCGACGGGCCAAGGGGATGGAGTAG